One region of Primulina tabacum isolate GXHZ01 chromosome 17, ASM2559414v2, whole genome shotgun sequence genomic DNA includes:
- the LOC142531270 gene encoding putative glutathione peroxidase 4 has product MGASVSVPEKSIHDFTVKDSKGNDVNLNNYKGKVLLVVNVASKCGFTNSNYTELSDLHTRHKDKGFEILAFPCNQFLRQEPGTSQEAEQFACTRFKAEYPIFHKVKVNGSDTAPVYRFLKARQSTLFGSSIKWNFTKFLVDKDGCVIKRYGTSTSPLAIEADIKKALGEL; this is encoded by the exons ATGGGCGCTTCTGTATCTGTCCCAGAAAAATCCATCCATGATTTCACCGTCAAG GATAGCAAAGGTAACGATGTAAACCTTAACAATTACAAAGGGAAAGTCCTGCTTGTTGTTAATGTTGCTTCCAAATG CGGGTTCACGAATTCAAACTACACAGAATTGTCTGACCTTCACACCCGTCACAAAGATAAGG GTTTTGAGATATTGGCCTTCCCTTGCAATCAATTCTTGCGTCAAGAACCTGGAACAAGCCAAGAAGCAGAACAATTTGCTTGCACCAGATTCAAGGCTGAATACCCTATCTTTCATAAG GTAAAAGTGAATGGCTCGGATACAGCGCCGGTCTATAGGTTCCTGAAAGCAAGGCAAAGCACTTTATTTGGGTCTAGCATAAAATGGAATTTTACCAAGTTTCTGGTTGATAAAGATGGCTGTGTGATCAAACGTTATGGAACCTCTACCTCTCCATTGGCGATCGAG GCAGATATAAAGAAAGCTCTGGGAGAACTTTAA